One part of the Ranitomeya imitator isolate aRanImi1 chromosome 10, aRanImi1.pri, whole genome shotgun sequence genome encodes these proteins:
- the AKT1S1 gene encoding proline-rich AKT1 substrate 1: MSDMVDNHKEAWEALISAADKYRRQTGNDVVLLTAYKPKIFTSYGYTVHGSGLLLEAAQRYVEDITVVHKTTAYTSPMPLNKTTKESAGGRNSYSKSYPSIYGTEGFSALEDNDRSKQGPLSQGPELLPNLASPDEDYDEDYKEGPLHRATDNAPSDTTGLFLMDEDSNSQDCEPFFESDQEESTDDGSLTEDAPGPPQRNVQQYAKSLPVTVPVWGFKEKRQTNRPAEEEAARPPSPDLDRIAASMRALAHDNSQPFGDLPRPRLNTGDFHTKYRKY; the protein is encoded by the exons ATGAGTGACATGGTTGACAACCACAAGGAGGCCTGGGAAGCCCTGATCAGCGCTGCGGACAAGTATCGTCGCCAGACTGGGAACGACGTTGTGCTGCTGACGGCGTACAAGCCGAAGATCTTCACCAGCTACGGGTACACGGTGCACGGCAGCGGCCTGCTCCTGGAGGCCGCCCAGCGATACGTCGAGGACATTACCGTGGTGCACAAGACCACTGCCTACACCAGCCCCATGCCCCTCAACAAGACCACCAAAGAGTCCGCTGGGGGCAGGAACTCGTACTCCAAGAGCTACCCCTCTATATACGGCACGGAAGGCTTCTCTGCGCTGGAGGACAATGACAGGTCTAAGCAGGGGCCACTATCTCAGGGGCCCGAGCTGCTCCCAAACCTCGCCTCCCCCGATGAAGACTATGATGAGGATTACAAGGAGGGCCCCTTGCATAGGGCCACTGACAATGCTCCTAGTGACACGACAG gacTTTTTCTAATGGACGAAGACTCAAATAGCCAAGACTGTGAACCTTTCTTCGAATCGGATCAGGAAGAGAGTACGGATG ATGGCAGCTTGACGGAAGATGCCCCGGGGCCTCCGCAGCGCAACGTCCAGCAGTACGCCAAGTCTCTGCCGGTCACCGTGCCCGTGTGGGGCTTCAAGGAGAAGAGACAGACCAATAGACCAGCGGAGGAAGAAGCTGCCAGG CCTCCTTCTCCAGACCTGGACCGGATCGCGGCCAGCATGAGGGCCCTGGCTCATGACAACAGCCAACCGTTCGGCGACCTCCCTCGTCCTCGCCTGAACACCGGCGACTTCCACACCAAGTACAGAAAGT
- the LOC138652185 gene encoding uncharacterized protein — protein sequence MEGGKERKAGRKEIREGRVEERKEGRMEEKDIRKEKREERRDGRKGQKEVKKREKEKRKGRKEGSEDGRKGEKEKRKGRKGGSEDGRKGEKEGKEIKKEGCRERKTERKDGKKKEEKKGEKKLWKYRRERMNGQKKGRMEERRKGRKG from the coding sequence ATGGAGGGAGGGAAAGAAAGAAAAGCTGGAAGGAAAGAAATTAGAGAAGGAAGGGTGgaggaaaggaaagaaggaaggatggAAGAAAAGGATATAAGGAAAGAAAAGAGAGAAGAAAGGAGAGATGGCAGGAAAGGACAGAAGGAAGTAAAGAAAAGAGAGAAGGAAAAAAGGAAGGGGAGAAAGGAGGGAAGTGAGGATGGAAGGAAAGGAGAGAAGGAAAAAAGGAAGGGGAGAAAGGGGGGAAGTGAGGATGGAAGGAAAGGAGAAAAGGAAGGAAAGGAGATTAAGAAGGAAGGATGCAGGGAGAGAAAGACGGAAAGGAAGGATGGAAAAAAGAAGGAAGAAAAGAAAGGAGAGAAGAAATTATGGAAGTATAGGAGAGAAAGAATGAACGGACAGAAAAAAGGAAGGATGGAAGAAAGGAGAAAAGGAAGGAAAGGATAG